TTACCTCGGATCTGGGGGCGGACTTCAGCGGGGTCCTCACGATCCAAACCCCCAATTCCCAGGTGGATTCTGGTCTGGTGGATTTGCCCCAAGCCCCCCTGGATGTGAGTGACCAAATTCGATCGGGCTGTCTGGCGGCCCAGGGCAATCGCTTTGCGGTGGTGGGCCAAGGGGGCATACCCGATAGTCCTCTGGCTCCTTTGAATCCCAGCGCGGGTTGGCAGGATCTGCAAAATGCCCTCCTGCTGCCCTCTATGTCTCCTAGGGCTGTGTCTCCTAGGGCTGTGTCTCCTAGGGCTGTGTCTCCTAGGGCTGTACCGGACTCTGGGGCACTAGACCCGGCCCTTGCCTGGACTGAGGCCACGGGCCGCATTACCCTGGTGTCCCAGTCATCCCCCCCATGGCTTCTGGGATCCATGACCCTGGGCCAAGGGGTTCAAGGTTCCTATTCCATCTGTCGATCGTCCCGGTCTTGACACCCGGGTGGGGGTGGGTTCTGGCCAGTTTTGTTCGTCGAAGACCCTCACCCTAAATCCCTCTCCCAGAACGGGAGAGGGACTTTGAAGAACTCTTGCTCCCCGTCTCCCCTGGTGGGAGAAGGGGCTGGGGGATGAGGGTTTTCCGTCTCCCAGAACGGGAGAGGGACTTTGAAGAACTCTTGCTCCCCGTCTCCCCTGGTGGGAGAAGGGGCTAGGGTTTTTCCTAAGTTGCCCATCGCGTTAGTGTGTATCCGGTATGATCAACCCTTTGTGAACCCTGCCCCAAGCCATGCCTACCCCGCCCCGCCTGAGTCTCTGCATGATTGTCAAGGATGAAGCAGCTTGCCTAGGCCGCTGTTTAGAGAGTGTCAGGGATTTAGTCGATGAGGCGATCGTGGTGGACACCGGATCCACCGACAACACCCCGGCGATCGCCGCTGCCTGGGGTGCCCAGGTTTACCACCAGCCTTGGCCGGGGGACTTTTCCAGCGCCCGCAACCACGCCCTGGGCTATGTGGGGGGGGATTGGGTGTTGGTGTTGGATGCCGATGAAACCTTTGAGGCTAGCCAGATCAAGCCCCTGCGATCGCACCTAGACCAAGACCAAGCCCTGGTGATCACCCTCCTGCGCCAAGAACTAGGGTCCGTCCAATCCCCCTACTCCCAACTGTCCCGCGTCTTTCGCCGCCATCCCCAGGTGCAATTTTCCCGCCCCTACCACGCCATGGTGGATGACAGCGTTTTAGCCCTGCAACAGCGGCAACCCCAGTGGCGAGTTTTGAGCCTGCCGGGGGTCGCCCTCTTGCACTGGGGCTATGAGCCGGGGACGATCGCCGCCCGCCACAAGGGCGATCGCGCCCAAGCCGCCCTGGAACAGCACCTAGGGCAAAACCCCGGCGATCCCTACACCTGCGCCAAGCTGGGTGCCCTCTATGGCAGTCTGGGCCACTGGCACCGGGGGCAAACCCTCCTGGAGCAGGGACTGGACACCTTAGCCCATCAAGGGGATCCCAACCCCAGTATTCGCTATGAATTGCACTACCATCTGGCCATTGGACTGCAACAGTCGGGGGATGCCAGCGCCGCCAGCCACCATTACGAAGCTGCCTTGAATCTACCCCTCGATCCCCTGCTGAAATTGGGAGCCTGCAATAATCTGGCCAATCTGCTCCAGGCTCAGGGGGAACTAGACCTGGCCCACTGGCTCTATGAACAAGCCTTAGATTGGGATCCCACCTTTGCCCTGGGTTATTACAACTTGGCCAGGGTCAAAAAAGCCCAAGGGGATTTATTGGGGGCGATCGGCGCGTACCAAACCGCCATTGATCTCAATCCCCACCACGCCGAAAGCTACCAAAATCTGGGGGTGACCCTGGTGAAGCTGGGACGGTTACGGGACAGTTTTCCCCTGTTCCAGCGGGCGATCGCCCTGCACCAGGCCCAGGGCAACCCCCAGGAAGCCCAACGGATCGAGACCATTGTGGGGGAGTTAGGGGGAAGCCTTTAGACTTGAGGGATTGCGCTCCGGAACGCGATTGGCACACCTTAGGCTGGATCCGGATGGGGTTTGCCCTCAGGGTTTGGCACCGGATCGGTCTTCGGTGGATCTGGGTCTGTGCCTAGCTCTGTGCCTAGCTCTGTGCCTAGCTCTGTGCCTAGCTCTGTGCCTAGCTCTGTGCCTGACGGTAAATCTTGCCCCGCCGCTGGCTTCGGTTCCTGGCGGTCAGCATCAAAGCGATCGGGGATAGGAGCACCTTTGGGCATTTGATGCAGGGAGTTTTCGACGCTACCATCCAAAGCACTCGTGATGGCTTGGGCATTCTGCATACGGATTGCAATTTCCGGTGATAAGCCACCCATCGGCACCGTCGATTTATCCTGCTCCTTATCCCCATAGACCTCCGCCAAGGCATCCCGCATTTCCTGAACCCAGCCTGCGTTCTCTGCTTGGATGACGCTTTCCACATTCATGACCAGGGCTTCCACATTGGCGGCATTGGCCTGAGATTCCGCCGGCAGCGCCCGCCACCACGCCCGAATATTATAGAGATCGGATGCGGCCTGGTTACAGGAAATCAGGGTTGACTCAACCCGGTTAAACTCTAGAAAACTGGTGAAGGCCGCTGCCATGGAACTACTGACGGCAACCCAGATTTCCTGTTGGATGGAAGCCAGTAAAATCCCCAGTCCTCCCATGCCATAGACAGACCATTGAAAGGTACTGAGCTGGCGACTGAGGCGAGCTGCTTTTTTGCGGTAGTAGTTAAACTGATCTTCTAGCCGCCACGCTAAATAGTCCTCCGGCACCATATTACTAAACCCATCATCCCCTTGGGGGGCATAGGGTGGCAGGGAACCGGTATAGGGGGTAATGCCCGTCTGGTTGACCTGGGTTTCCATCACCCGCTGGCCTAGGGTTTTAATCCGTTTGGCTAGTTGAATATCCCGTGAGTCTTCCCCATTACCGCTACGGGGGACATAGGATCCCACCTGGATGCGGTAGAGGTAAATCTCTTTTTTCAGGGCTTCTGCGGTGCTACGAAAGACAATCCAGGCTAACCCCATATTGGACTTGACATCACCGGCATAGATGACTGTGGTTAAAATCGGCATCATAATAATCCCGACTTCAAAGGCATCAATAATTCGCCAGGTTTCCAGTTTTGTGAAATCCCAAGTGAAGCCAGGGAAAGGATTGCACTTTATCTCTCGCACAATGGCGATGAGGGTGGAGTGGAGCACGGCTAAAACAGTGACAGCTACCCCCATGATCGTCAGCCATTTCCGACGACTGGTAAAGCGTTTTTGGGCTAAGCTGGCATTGAGGTCATACTCACTAAATCGTGCCCACGCATCCAAGAGGGTGGGGCTACGATCGGCAGAGGGATCGGCCATGGGAGGGGGGGAAGGGGCTTGGCTCATACATCCGCATCAGGTAACGAGGGGCAAAGAACAGTAGACAGCAGCAGGGCGGAGTGACTGACAAAATGTGCCAGAACACCTCACCACCGCTAGGGTCAGGGAACCTGACCCCTATACCGACCAAAATTCGGTCGGGGTGGTGGTTTCCACGCCCAATTCAAAATCCAGGGGTGGCTACCGTGTACCCATAACTCGAAGCATTTCTAATCCTCTGCTGCGATCGCGAGGTTTAACCCACCCCTTAAACCATTAAATTAACCCATTAAACGTCATCATTTTCCAAGTCTTCTTCTTCCTCCTCAAGGGGCTGATCGAGGGAGCCATGGGGCACAGAGTTGGCAGACACTACCGCCCCCATGTCCAGTTGTTGGCGCACTAACTGTTCGACCTTGTGGGCAAATTCGAGGTTGTCCTGCATATATTTGATGGTGTTGTCGCGGCCTTGGCCCACATTTTCCCCTTCAAAGCTATACCAGGCTCCTTTGCGCAGCACCACCCCCGTTTCTTCTGCCAAATCGAGAATGCAGCCCAGGGTCGAAATACCTTGGCCAAAAATGACATCAAACTCAGCGATGCGGAAGGGCGGGGCCACTTTATTTTTGGCCACTTTGACCTTGGCCCGAATCCCATATTCCTGGGTTCCCTTTTTCAGGGTTTGGATCCGGCGAATGTCGAGGCGCACCGAGGCATAGAACTTGAGGGCGTTGCCCCCAGAGGTGACTTCAGGGCTACCATAGGTGACCCCAATTTTCTGGCGCAACTGGTTGAGAAAAATGACCGTACAGCCCGACTTGCCAATGTTGCCGGTAATTTTCCGCATGGCTTGGCTCATGAGCCGAGCCTGTCCCCCCACTTGGACATCCCCCATTTCCCCTTCAATTTCAGCACGGGGCACGAGGGCTGCTACGGAATCCACTACCACAATATCCACTGCCGCCGATCGCACCAGTTGATCCACCACCTCTAGGGCCATTTCCCCCGTATCGGGCTGGGACACCAGCAAATTCTCAATATCCACCCCTAGGTTGGCGGAATAGTTGGGATCCAGGGCATGTTCTGCGTCTACAAAGGCGGCGATGCCTCCCCGTTTCTGGACTTCGGCAATGGCGTGGAGGGCCAAGGTGGTTTTGCCAGAACTCTCAGGGCCGTAGATTTCAATGACCCGTCCCTGGGGCAAACCACCCCCCAGAGCCAAATCCAGGGTCAAGGCTCCGGTGGGGATGGTCTCCACTCGCATCTGGGTTGCATCCCCCAGGCGCATGATGGAACCTTTGCCAAAGTTCTTTTCAATGGTGGCCAGAACTAACTTGAGGGCTTTTTCCTTTTGTTTATCGATACTTTCAGATGCTGCTGCCATGGAGTTTGAAAACCTCAGATTGACTAGGGTGGCTGGGTTGCGGTGGCTAGGTTGCACAGGTAACGAACCTGTCCACAACGGTGACGGTGGGCGCTGGGGTGGGGCAATAGCCCTGGGTGGAGGGGGAGTCTGACGGGGAGTTCAGTCCCACGACTCAGTTAGGGTACGATTAACAGGCTTTGGACTCAAGGCATAACCCTTGGGATCCAAGACAGAACAATAGGGAGTGGCTTGATTCACCTTAACTTAGCAGACCAGTAGCCAGCAGTGGCCCTCTCTGTTGGAGCTAGGTTTTGGATCAATTCTGCCTTAATCCCGGCTATTTCAGATGTTACAGACTTTTCTAAGCCAGGGTGAGCCATAAACCCATTAATGTCTGCACTGATCACCCCTTAAGCCCTATACAGCAGTCCTAAATGGGTCGTCTGATGTGCCCCCTCCGGAGGCACACCACACCAAGGGTTTCAGCCATCGAGATGCCTACAACTGCTTTAAGGTTGCTGTATAGCAAGGCTCCCGCTTGACTTCTTCTGCTTTGATTTTCCTGAATTCTCCTGGAATCTGGGGACGGGGTAATGCTAGGGCGATCGCCCTAATACCGATCCAAATAATACAAAAGAACTATAACATACTCGGTTCCTGAGGCTGACTCCAGACCGACGGGTTGAGGGAGCCAGACCAGTTTGGGGTGACGATGACCGGGCTAGGATGGGAATAGCAGCGTTCTCGGGTAGGGTTCTCGCCCCCGGGCCGACCCTCTGACCGCCAACCACCGGGGCAACCACGGGGGGATTGCCCCTACCAAAATCGGGGAATCTGCCAAGGTGAAATCGACCCTCTCCAACTTTTGTCGGTCAACTAGCCCTGAGATAGCGCCTGACCTTCAGACCAGGTTCAATCCTCAGAACTCTCGATTTTTGGTTATTATTCAGTCTTTAAGAACTTCACGGTAGGTTTGACTATGCTGCCCACTATGCTGCCCACTATGCTGCCCACGTTTTCCGACCGTTGGCGATCGACCCTGGATTGGTGCCCCACCCCAGAACAGCAGCAGCACTTTGAGGTGCTGTACCAGGGGATTGTGGCGGCGAATCAGCATTTGAACCTGACCCGCATCACGGAACCGGAAGCCTTTTGGGAAAAGCATCTGTGGGACTCCATGAGTGGGCTGAGTTTCTTTTTGCCGGGGGGCGATCGCGATCCCCTGCCCACCCCTGCCCGCATCGTGGACATTGGCACGGGGTCCGGGTTTCCGGGGTTACCCGCTGGCCTGCTGTGGACCCAAAGCGAGGTGGCGTTGTTGGACTCCACCGTTAAAAAGCTGCGGTTTTTGGATGAGTTGCTGGCCACCCTGCCCTTGCCCCAGGTCAAAACCTTGGCGGGGCGGGCTGAAGCCCTGGGTCAGGATCCCCGCCACCGGGAAACCTATGATTTAGCCTTGGCGAGGGCCGTGGGGGGGGTGACCATCTGTGCGGAATATGCCATGCCCTTGGTGCGGCGGGAGGGCTATGTGGTGCTGTATCGGGGACAGTGGAGCGCTGCGGAAGAAGCCAGTTTGAGCCGAGCCTTGATACAGTTGGGGGGGGTGATCGATCGCATAACCCCGTTTCAGACCCCCTTAACCCAGGGTGTGCGCCATTGTATTTTGGTCCACAAAACGGCGGACACTCCCGAAAGTTACCCCCGTCCGGTGGGAGTTCCGGCCCAAAAGCCCTTAGGATTATTGCCCTAACCCCTATAACCCCTACACCCCTATCACCCCTACCCCCTTGCCATGAATCCCATTGAACTGGGCACCCTTTTAGCCAACCGCTACCGTGTGATCCAGGTGTTGGGTCAGGGCGGCTTTGGTCGCACCTACCTGGCGGAAGATCTCAACCGCTTCCAAGAAACCTGTGTTCTCAAAGAATTTGCCCCCCAGGTCCAAGGTCCGGAAGCCCTGCAAAAGGCCCAGGATTTATTTCAACGGGAAGCGGGGGTGCTCTATCGCCTCAACCATCCCCAAATTCCCTGTTTTCGGGAGTTGTTCCAAACCCACCACGGCGATCGCGACTATTTGCTATTGGTGCAGGATCATGTGGCAGGGCACACCTATTGGCAGTTGTTGGCCGATCTCCCAGACCAGGGCCAGGGCTTTGGGGAAGGGGAGGTGCGACGGTTATTGGAACAGTTGTTGCCGGTGCTGACCTATATCCACGGCAATGGGGTTATTCACCGGGATATTTCCCCCGATAACCTGATCCTGCGGACCGGGGATCAGTTGCCGGTGCTGATTGACTTTGGGGGCGTGAAGCAGGTGGCGGTGTCGGTGGTGTCCCAATATCAGAGCCAATCCCAGAGCTTAATGTCCGGGAGCCTGACCCGGCTGGGGAAGGTGGGCTATGCCCCGCCGGAGCAAATGCAGCAGGGCAGTGTTTATCCCCACAGCGATCTTTATGCCCTGGGGGTGACGGCCTTGGTGCTGTTGACGGGGAAGGAACCCCAACTGTTGTTGGATCCCCAAACCCTGGAATGGCAGTGGCGGCAGGAGGTGACGGTGAGCGAGACTTTGGGGGCTGTGTTGGATCGGATGGTGCAACTGCGCCCCAGCGATCGCTATAGCAGCGCCACTGAGGTTTTGGCGGCGCTGACGGGGCAAACCCAGTCCCTGGGTCAGGGGCAACAGCCTGGGCCAACTCCGGTGCTTCAACCCCGGACCCAGGCCACGATCGCCGTCGGCATGAACGCTGCCCCAGACACCATGTCGGAGTTTTTTCGGGATACCCGTTCCCCTAGCCCGTCTCCAGCCACGGCCACCCCTGCTGCCCGTCGTTCCCCCGGGGCGGGGGCTTTGGGGACGGTGCTGCTATTTTTCGGGTTTTTGGCCCTAGCAGGGCTAGGGGGTTGGGGGGCTGTCCGTCTGTTGCAGTCCTTGCAAACGGGTAACCCGTCACCCCAGGTCACCGCGACTCCCCTCGCCCCCACTCCCCCGGTGGCAGTCCTGTCCCCAGATGAACAACGGCGTAAGGCGGCTTTGCTGAAACGGCAGCAGACCTTGGGTCTGGACGATCGCTTTTTCACGGCTCTGGTCAACCAAGATTTTTTTCCCCGCTATCCCGAACTGCAAGGGCAACCCCTGACCTCGGATCCCGCCGATGCGGACTACCGGGAAGCCTGGGATACCTTGGCCCAAACCTGGCTCGATCGCCTGGAGCGGTTGAAGCCAGCCCAGCGATCGCGCCTGGGACAATATACCCCTGCTGATTTTGAGACTTGGGTGACCCAGGTTAATGATAAGTACCTCAGCAGCAGAGCCTTGGCAGATCTCACTGATGTCGCCTTTGGTCAGCTTTTCCCGGAAATTTCCCTGAATGAGACTCCCCCTGGACCGGTGGATCAACTGTGGTGGACGGTGGCGGAGCAGGTGACCGATGCTGTGGTGGGGGGGGAAGCCTTGGAGGAGTTAAAGATCAAGCAGGGGGACATCACTGTGACGGCTGAGGGTACTGTGTCAGCCGGCCAAGGTAAAGCCTTTATTGCTCAGTTGGAGCCGGGGCAGGCGATGCGCTTCGATCTGACGGCGGCGGACTCCCTCGCCCTGGCCCTTTATCCCCCCACCGCTAGCGGCGATCCTCTGGTGTTGCCGCGATCGGGCCAACAGACCTGGGAGGGGGTGTTATTCGAGGGAGGCTATTATGAATTTGTGATTTTGCCCCAGGGCGATCGGGCTGAACCCTATAGCCTGGAGCTGACGGTGACGGATCCGCCGCCGGTGCTCGATCTCGATGTTCCTGCCACACCGAACCCGAACCCGACAGCGGGCAATGGATCGAGCAATGGAGCGAGCCAAGGCAACGGTAAAGGCAAACCCCCCAAGGATTCCCCCATCGATCCACCACCGACTCCTGAAGCGGATCCTGGGAATAGTCCTCTGCCAGAAACCCTGGATCCCAACCCAGGGATTCCCAATACCCAGTAACCCATGGGCCAAGTTTCCCGAAGACCCTCACCCTAAATCCCTTGCTCCCGCTTAACCCCTTACCCCCCACTGCCCGCCATGGCTGATTCTTCCCCCACTTCCCTGCCCATCGTCACGGCGGATGCTGCCAAGGCTACGGTGGCGGTGGCTCTCTTGTTTGAGGGCGATCGCTATCTCCTGCAATTGCGAGACAATATTCCCGGCATTTTATACCCCGGTCAGTGGGGGTTTTTTGGGGGCCATGTGGAGCCAGGGGAAACCCCCTTGGAGGGTCTGCTGCGGGAGTTGGTGGAGGAAATTGGCTATCACCCCTCGCAGCCAGTGGAATTATTTGGGATCTACTCTGACGATCGCGTTCTTCGCTATGTGTTCCACACGCCCCTGACCGTTGGCTTAGATCAGTTGGTGCTGGGGGAGGGCTGGGATTTTAAGGTGGTGACGGCGGCGGACATTGAGCGGGGGGAGGCGTGGTCTGAAGTGGCCCAACAGGTGCGCCCCTTGGGAACCCTACACCGCCAGATTTTGCTGGATCACCTGGCTCAACGATCTGGGTTGTAGGGATCATCTTTTTGTCTTTGTTTGGGGAAATCTCTTCGTAGTCCTTATCTCCCCATCGTCCCCATTTGCCCCATGACCACTAGCCTTTTTGATTCCTAGCCTGTACAGAAACCCTACATCAGTTGTAGGCATCTCGATGGCTGAAACCCTTGGTGTAGTGTGCCCCCGGAGGGGGCACACTACACGACCCATTTAGGACTGCTGTATGAGCACTAACATCACCCTTGATGATTTCTATAAATTGTTTCAAGAAAGCGAACGCCAGCGCCAGGAGACCGAACGCATCCTGCAACAATCCTGGGAGCAGTCCCGGTTGGCCTTGGAGCAGTCCCAGTTAGCCTGGGAACAGCGCCTTGCCCAGGAAGCCGCCGCCCGCCTCCAGACCCAGCAAGACTTGGAGCAGCAACTGGCCCAGGAGAAAGCGGCACGGGCGCAGCAACTAGCCCAGGAAAAAGCGGCACGGGAGCAGCGACTAGTCGAAGAGAAAGCGGCATGGGAGCAGAAACTGGCCCGCCGGGAGGCGGAGTGGGATCGTTCCCAGCGGGAATGGGAAAAACAGTATCAAGCGCTGACGGCGGTGGTCGATCGCACCAGTCGAGGCATTGATGGCTTAAATGGCCGCTGGGGTAAATTCGTGGAAAACTTTGTGGAACCGGCAGTGGTGCGGCTGTTCCAAGCGCGGGGTATTCCCGTGACGGAGACGGCCCAACGGGTGAAGCAAACGCGGGGCGAGTTTGCCATGGAAATTGATATTNNNNNNNNNNNNNNNNNNNNNNNNNNNNNNNNNNNNNNNNNNNNNNNNNNNNNNNNNNNNNNNNNNNNNNNNNNNNNNNNNNNNNNNNNNNNNNNNNNNNAGCCTGGGAACAGAAACTGGCCCAGGAGAAAGCGGCACGGGAGCAACAACTGGCCGAAGAGAAAGCGGTGAGGGAGCAGCAACTGGCCCAGGAAAAAGCGGCATGGGAGCAAAAACTGGCCCGCCGGGAGGCGGAGTGGGATCGCTCCCAGCGGGAATGGGAAAAACAGTATCAGGCGCTGACGGCGGTGGTCGATCGCACCAGTCGAGGCATTGACGGCTTAAATGGCCGCTGGGGTAAATTCGTGGAAAACTTTGTGGAACCGGCAGTGGTGCGGCTGTTCCAGGCGCGGGGTATTCCCGTGACAGAGACGGCCCAACGGGTGAAGCAAACGCGGGGGGAGTTTGCCATGGAAATTGATATTCTGGCGGAGAATGGGGATGTGGCGGTGGCGGTGGAAGTTAAATCCCACTTAACCCAGGATGCTGTGGATGAATTTCTGGGGAATTTAGTCAATTTTAAGCGGGCCTTCCCCAAGTACCAAGCCTATCAAATCTATGGTGCGGTGGCGGGCATTGACATTGACAAGGGGGTGGATCGCTATGCTTACCGTCAAGGTCTGTTTGTCATTCGCCAGTCGGGAGATACCGTGGAATTGGCCAATAACCCTCAGTTTCGTCCCACTCCCTGGTAAACCCTTGCTATGCCGACTGCCATGAACCCCTTTTACAACCGCCGTTATAACCCCTAGCCTCTATGACCACTAACATCACCCTTGATGATTTCTATAAATTGTTCCAAGAAAGCGAACGCCAGCGCCAGGAGACCGAACGCATCCTGCAACAATCCTGGGAACAGTCCCGGTTGGCCTTGGAGCAGTCCCATCTAGCCTGGGAACAGAAACTGGCCCAGGAGAAAGCGGCACGGGAGCAACAACTGGCCGAAGAGAAAGCGGTGAGGGAGCAGCAACTGGCCGAAGAGAAAGCGGCACGGGAGCAGCAACTGGCCCAGGAAAAAGCGGCATGGGAGCAAAAACTGGCCCGACGGGAGGCGGAGTGGGATCGCTCCCAGCGGGAATGGGAAAAACAGTATCAAGCGCTGACGGCGGTGGTCGATCGCACCAGTCGAGGCATTGATGGCTTAAATGGCCGCTGGGGTAAATTTGTGGAAAACTTTGTGGAACCGGCAGTGGTGCGGCTGTTCCAAGCGCGGGGTATTCCCGTGACGGAGACGGCCCAACGGGTGAAGCAAACGCGGGGGGAGTTTGCCATGGAAATTGATATTCTGGCGGAGAATGGGGATGTGGCGGTGGCGGTGGAAGTTAAATCCCACTTAACCCAGGATGCTGTGGATGAATTTCTGGGGAATTTAGTCAATTTTAAGCGGGCCTTCCCCAAATACCAAGCCTATCAAATCTATGGTGCGGTGGCGGGCATTGACATTGACAAGGGGGTGGATCGCTATGCTTACCGTCAAGGTCTGTTTGTCATTCGCCAGTCGGGGGATACCGTGGAATTGGCCAATAACCCTCAGTTTCGTCCCACCCCCTGGTAAACCCTTGCTATGCCGACTGCCATGAACCCCTTTTACAACCGCCGTTATAACCCCTAGCCTCTATGAGCACTAACATCACCCTTGATGATTTCTATAAATTGTTCCAAGAAAGCGAACGCCAGCGCCAGGAGACCGAACGCATCCTGCAACAATCCTGGGAACAGTCCCGGTTGGCCTTGGAGCAGTCCCAGCTAGCCTGGGAACAGCGCCTTGCCCAGGAAGCCGCCGCCCGCCTCCAGACCCAGCAAGACTGGGAGCAGAAACTGGCCCAGGAAAAAGCGGCACGGGAGCAGCAACTAGCCCAGGAAAAAGCGGCACGGGAGCAGCAACTAGCCCAGGAAAAAGCGGCACGGGAGCAGCAACTAGCCGAAGAGAAAACGGCACGGGAGCAGCGATTAGCCGAAGAGAAAGCGGCCTTGGAGCAGCGATTAGCCAAAGAGAAATCGGCCTTGGAACAGAAACTGACCCAGGAAAAAGTGGCACGGGAGCAGCAACTGGCCCAGGAAAAAGCGGCGCGGGAGCAGCAACTGGCCCAGGAAAAAGCGGCATGGGAGCAGCAACTGGCCCGACGGGAGGCGGAGTGGGATCGCTCCCAGCGGGAATGGGAAAAACAGTATCAAGCGCTGACGGCGGTGGTCGATCGCACCAGTCGAGGCATTGATGGTTTAAATGGCCGCTGGGGTAAATTTGTGGAAAACTTTGTGGAACCGGCAGTGGTGCGGCTGTTCCAAGCGCGGGGTATTCCCGTGACGGAGACGGCCCAACGGGTGAAGCAAACGCGGGGTGAGTTTGCCATGGAAATTGATATTCTGGCGGAAAATGGGGATGTGGCGGTGGCGGTGGAAGTTAAATCCCACNNNNNNNNNNNNNNNNNNNNNNNNNNNNNNNNNNNNNNNNNNNNNNNNNNNNNNNNNNNNNNNNNNNNNNNNNNNNNNNNNNNNNNNNNNNNNNNNNNNNGGGAGTGGATCGCTATGCTTACCGCCAAGGTTTGTTTGTCATTCGCCAATCGGGGGATACCGTGGAATTGGCCAATAACCCTCAGTTTCGTCCCACCCCCTGGTAACTCTTCACCCTGACTCGATCGACGAATCCCTATTTCCTACTTCAGTCCAGATTTCCTACTTCAGTCCAGCCACCGCCAGCGCGTCACTGTGTACGCACAAGGTATACACAAGGTATACACAAGGTATACACAAATTGATCTCAGTCTCGAAGTCCTGACAGGCCAGGTTTTTAAGGGTTAATGGCTTGCACTGTCCACTGCTATCCCGATCGCTGGTATAGCCAACGCTCCTGGGGATCTCCCCGTAGGTTGAGATAGTCCACGCGATCGGGAGCCAGCAACAGCCCACAGAAATCGGCTAAAGGTTGTTCCGGGGCGGGGGCGGGGGGGTCAAACTGGTGTTGGGGCGATCGGGGTGCCCCTGGGTCTGGCCCAGCAAAGGCGCAACGGGCAGGGTCAGAGAGGGATTGCCACAGGTGTTGCCGGCGCTGTTGCAACGCCCCATCCTCGGTATCGGGGGTGATCAGGGTAAGCATGGCAACGGGCCGGGGGCGATTAACCTGACTCCCACGTTCCAGACCGGAGGCTTTGGCGGAACGCCCGGATCAAGGCCGTATCGTTGAGGGTCTCTGCCTTCAGGATCCAGGGCAACAGGTGATCGGGGGTGAGGCGGGGGAAGGTGTGGCTGGTGGTGATTTCTTGGTACTGCCCCTGTACCAACTGCCAAAACTGCAACGTCTGACCATCAAACTCCCAGACTTCCCCTACACCCAATGCAGCATAAATGGTTCGGCGATCGAGGGTGCGATGGGTAATGTCAATTTCAAGGGCTAAATCAGGGGGAGGATCGTGGCGTAAATCCAGACGTTGTTTGCCTTGAATGGCGGCTGCATTTTGGCTATAAAAGCATTCATCCGGCTCTAGTCCCCGTTCTAAGTCTTGGCGCTTACAGGTGGTGGAGCCACCTCCCACTAGGGGAATATCCCACTCTTCCGCCAGGGTTTCCACCAGTCGAGCCAGGAGTTTTTTATAACGCTCGTGCTGGAAGGACAGGATCATCAGTTCGAGGGTTCCGTGGCTATAGGTGAAGCGCAGGGGTCGATCGCCCAAAAGGTTCAACAAGGTTTCGTAGTGTTCCCAACTGATGTTGGTTAGGGTGAGGCGTTGTTCAGGAGCCATCAGGGTCTGGATCATACCGTTCATCCAAGGGGTAATCGATCCTGAGAGGTTAGACCAGTCCTGAGAGTTTAGACCAGTGGTGTAGCGCTGCGGCAGGCAACGTCGCTAGGTC
The nucleotide sequence above comes from Prochlorothrix hollandica PCC 9006 = CALU 1027. Encoded proteins:
- a CDS encoding Uma2 family endonuclease; this encodes MIQTLMAPEQRLTLTNISWEHYETLLNLLGDRPLRFTYSHGTLELMILSFQHERYKKLLARLVETLAEEWDIPLVGGGSTTCKRQDLERGLEPDECFYSQNAAAIQGKQRLDLRHDPPPDLALEIDITHRTLDRRTIYAALGVGEVWEFDGQTLQFWQLVQGQYQEITTSHTFPRLTPDHLLPWILKAETLNDTALIRAFRQSLRSGTWESG
- a CDS encoding ATP-binding protein, whose translation is MTTNITLDDFYKLFQESERQRQETERILQQSWEQSRLALEQSHLAWEQKLAQEKAAREQQLAEEKAVREQQLAEEKAAREQQLAQEKAAWEQKLARREAEWDRSQREWEKQYQALTAVVDRTSRGIDGLNGRWGKFVENFVEPAVVRLFQARGIPVTETAQRVKQTRGEFAMEIDILAENGDVAVAVEVKSHLTQDAVDEFLGNLVNFKRAFPKYQAYQIYGAVAGIDIDKGVDRYAYRQGLFVIRQSGDTVELANNPQFRPTPW
- a CDS encoding ATP-binding protein; translation: AWEQKLAQEKAAREQQLAEEKAVREQQLAQEKAAWEQKLARREAEWDRSQREWEKQYQALTAVVDRTSRGIDGLNGRWGKFVENFVEPAVVRLFQARGIPVTETAQRVKQTRGEFAMEIDILAENGDVAVAVEVKSHLTQDAVDEFLGNLVNFKRAFPKYQAYQIYGAVAGIDIDKGVDRYAYRQGLFVIRQSGDTVELANNPQFRPTPW
- a CDS encoding NUDIX hydrolase, which codes for MADSSPTSLPIVTADAAKATVAVALLFEGDRYLLQLRDNIPGILYPGQWGFFGGHVEPGETPLEGLLRELVEEIGYHPSQPVELFGIYSDDRVLRYVFHTPLTVGLDQLVLGEGWDFKVVTAADIERGEAWSEVAQQVRPLGTLHRQILLDHLAQRSGL
- a CDS encoding serine/threonine-protein kinase, whose amino-acid sequence is MNPIELGTLLANRYRVIQVLGQGGFGRTYLAEDLNRFQETCVLKEFAPQVQGPEALQKAQDLFQREAGVLYRLNHPQIPCFRELFQTHHGDRDYLLLVQDHVAGHTYWQLLADLPDQGQGFGEGEVRRLLEQLLPVLTYIHGNGVIHRDISPDNLILRTGDQLPVLIDFGGVKQVAVSVVSQYQSQSQSLMSGSLTRLGKVGYAPPEQMQQGSVYPHSDLYALGVTALVLLTGKEPQLLLDPQTLEWQWRQEVTVSETLGAVLDRMVQLRPSDRYSSATEVLAALTGQTQSLGQGQQPGPTPVLQPRTQATIAVGMNAAPDTMSEFFRDTRSPSPSPATATPAARRSPGAGALGTVLLFFGFLALAGLGGWGAVRLLQSLQTGNPSPQVTATPLAPTPPVAVLSPDEQRRKAALLKRQQTLGLDDRFFTALVNQDFFPRYPELQGQPLTSDPADADYREAWDTLAQTWLDRLERLKPAQRSRLGQYTPADFETWVTQVNDKYLSSRALADLTDVAFGQLFPEISLNETPPGPVDQLWWTVAEQVTDAVVGGEALEELKIKQGDITVTAEGTVSAGQGKAFIAQLEPGQAMRFDLTAADSLALALYPPTASGDPLVLPRSGQQTWEGVLFEGGYYEFVILPQGDRAEPYSLELTVTDPPPVLDLDVPATPNPNPTAGNGSSNGASQGNGKGKPPKDSPIDPPPTPEADPGNSPLPETLDPNPGIPNTQ